Within the Deinobacterium chartae genome, the region CCTGCCGTGCGCGGATCGTGGTCTCGTCGAGCAGCGGGGCGCGCAGCCAGGCGCGCAGTCGGCGTCGCCCGGCCGCCGTGCGCGTTTCGGAAAGCGCAGAGAGCAGCGTGGGCCCGCCGGGGCTGTTGGGCCGGAACACCTCGAGGGCGGCGGCGGCACTCTCGGGCAGGTTCAGGTGCGCCGACGGGTCGAAGCGCTGCACCCGGGTGATCATCTCGAGGCGGCCCTGCAGCGCGAAGCGCGCATAACCCAGGGCCGCGCCGCAGGCGCGCCGCAGCGCCACCGAGTCGAGGTCGGGCGGGGTGTGGCCCAGGGTCTGGGCCAGCTCGCGTTCGCAGACGTCGGGCTCGAAGGAGGCCTGTGAGAGCATCACCGGGAAACGGGCACGGAATTCGGCCAGCAGCGCCTCGTTCTCCTGAAATTCGGGGGCCAGCAGCACCTCGGCGGGGCGGTGGCGGCCCAGTTCGTCGTACAGCGCGGCGCGCGAGCCGAAGGCGGCGCAGCGGAACTCGCCGGTGGACAAGTCGAGCAGCGCCAGCGCGTAGCCGTCGCCGCTGGCGATGGCTGCGAGGTAGTTCTCGTCGGCGGGCAGCAGGCGTTCTTCGACCAGCGTTCCGGGTGACAGCAGCTGGGTCACCTTGCGGTCCACCAGCCCGGCCCCGGGTTCCTCGACCTGATCGGCCAGGGCCACCTTGAGGCCCAGCGAGAGCAGGCGTTCGACGAAGGCGTCCACCGCGCGGACCGGTACGCCGGCCATGGGGGTGCTGAAGTCCTTGGAGGTCTTGTGCGTCAGGGTGATCGAGGCTAGACGGGCCAGTCGCTCGGCGTCCTCGCCGAAGGCCTCGTAGAAGTCGCCCACCTGAAAGAGCAGCAGGTAATCCGGGTACTGGTCGCGCAACGCGACGTACTGCTCGAGCATGGGCGGCAACGCCCCGGCTCCGGTCCCCTTGAGGTGATGACGTGCAGGCAGGGACATGCGGACATTATAGCCTCTTAGCGGAACCCTCGGGCATCATTCTGCCCACAGACGCATTTCCCCTCGCCATTCCGGTGGCGGTATAGACGCACCTCCGCGCCCGCAGACCGCTCGAGGTACCCTGAGAAAGCGTGAGCATGAAAGCCGATCTGAACATCGACCGTATCCACCCCGACGACGCCCGCGACATCGCCAGCGCGGCGGTGGACGTGTGGAACGCCTTCCGTGGCCGTCCCGTCGAAAACCCACATCAGGCCGAGGCGCTGCACGAGCTGTTCGCGGCCCTGCGCGCCGCTATCGGCGCGCAACAGCCCGGTGCCCAGCGCGTCGTAAGCGAATAAACACCGCTGTGAAAGTGTAAAGAGCGCCCCAAAGGGCGCTCTTTGCGTCTGAATGGTATTCCACAAAATTTTAGCGCATTTTTCCCGCCAGGGCCAGCCCTCCCCGGCCACGTCACAGCAGGCGGTCTCCCTGCCCGGGCCGCGCCGGGTCGAGGCCGCGCGCCTCGAGCAACGGGCGCAGCGTCTCGATGTTGGCCAGCGCATGACCCTGGGTGGTGTTGTTGAACAGCACCCACACCTCTTCCACCTCGCCCGGGTCAAGCGCGGCGATCTGGTCGGCCCAGTAGGCCAGTTCGGCCTCGGTATAGCGGTAGTCGTGGCGCTCGGCCGCGCTGCTGCCCTCCCACCACGTCTCGCGGTTGCGGCCGTGCAGGCGCAGGTAAGCCACGTGGCCGCTGGCGTGCAGCTGCGGTTCGGGCATGCCGCCCAGGGGCGGGTAGTCGGGGCTGACCCAGATCAGGCCGGTCTCGCGAAAGCCCTCGCGCACCTCGGGCTTGTCCCAGGAGCCGTGACGCAGTTCCACGGCCACCTCGTGCCCCTCGAGGCGCTGCGCCAGCTCCCACAGGTAGCGGCGGTTCTCGGCGGTGCGGTGAAACGAGTAAGGAAACTGGGCCAGGTAAGGCCCCATCAATCCCGCCTCGCGCAGCGGTTCGGGCGACTGCAGCATGCGCGCCACGTCGTCGTCGGTGTAGTTGCGGGTGTGGGTGAACACCTGGTGCAGTTTCACCGCGAAACGGGTACGGCTCTCCACCCGTTTGGCCATGCCCTCGAAGGCCTTGAGCCCCGGAATGGCATAAAAGCTCGAGTTCAGCTCGGTGGCGTTGAAGTGCTGCGAGTAAACGCTCAGAAAGTCGGTCTTCTTGGTGCCCGGCGGGTACAGCAGCCCGATCCAGTCCTCGTTGCTGTACCCCCCGGTACCCAGGTAGATCTTCATGCGTTCACTGTAAGGCACCGCGTTCCCGGCGCAACACTGACGCAAGATTCGCTCAATTCACCGCTCCGCGCCTGCCGCCTTCCCAGCGCTCGCCCTCGAGGCGCCGCGCACCCGCGCGTCCGAGGCGGTCCTTGCGGGCGTACACGTAGGTCCAGCAGCGTACCGGGGTACCGTCTGCAAGCCGCGCCGTTTCGATCACGCAGCGGTACTCGGACGGATCCGTATCCACCCCCTCGAGGCGGTCGAGGAGCGGCAGGGCAGCGGCCACCTCGAGGTAGCGCAGCAGCACGCCGCGCACGCGGCCCCGCCCGGGTCGCAGCGCCGGATACCCCTCGGGCTCGAGGTGCCACAGCTCGTAACCCTCGAGGCAGGCGGGTTGGGCACTGTGGGCCCCGGCCTCGAGGGCGACGGGGTAGTTGTTGCACCCGGGCATCAGGCTGCCGTACACGAAGACGTCTTGAATCATGCCCACATGATGCGTTACTTAAATGATTAAGAGCACTTCAAGGGCCGATAGGGGTGCGTTCACTTGCCGTGCAGGCCCTGCCCAGCTTTTCAAACGACAATATGTTCATGAGGCGCGACGTCCCCCTTCTCTCCCATCCCATCACCCTTGGCGAATTTGACGATCCCAACGTGGTTTCGCTGCGCCTCGAGGCCAACGAACTGCCGCAGGGGGACGTAGAGGTCCTGCTCTCGGCGTTCGAGTCGGGCCAGCGCATCGGGGTGCAGACCGAGTACGGCGAGTGGCTGTTCGTGGTGGCCAGCGTCGTCAATCCGGAACACCCGCTGTTCTTCTACCTGATCAGCGACCATTGGCCCCCGGACCTGCACGGGCAGAAGCAGCCGCACAGCCCGGCCTGAGGCCGATTTGTTCAGATGAGCATTTCGGTGTGTTACCCCTGGGCGTAGAATACGCAGGTGATCACCAAGCGCATCATTCCCTGTCTCGACGTCCAGAATGGGCGGGTTGTCAAAAACGTCCGGTTCTTCGAGAACCACCGTGACGCCGGCGACCCGCTGGCGCTGGCCCTGGCCTACGAGGCCCAGCGCGCCGACGAACTGGTCTTTTATGACATCACCGCCACCGTGGAGGGCCGCAAGCTGATGTTGGACGTGGCCGCCTCGGTTGCCGAGCGGGTGATGATGCCGCTGACCGTGGGCGGCGGCGTGAGCAGCGTCGAGGACTTTCGGCAACTGCTGCTGGCCGGAGCCGACAAGGTGTCGGTGAACTCCTCGGCGGTGCGGGACCCCGAACTGCTGCGGCGGGCTTCTGACCACTTCGGAGCGCAGTGCGTGGTGCTCTCGATCGACGCCAAACGCCGCCCGGACGGTTCGGGCTGGAACGTGTTCGTGGCCGGGGGACGCAGCGATACCGGGCTCGACCTGATCGAGTGGGCGACCCGCGGTCAGGAGCTGGGAGCGGGCGAGATCGTACTGAACGTGATGGACGCCGACGGCACCGGTGCGGGCTTCGACCTGGAAGCCACCCGGGCGGTGTCGCGCGCGGTGGACCTGCCGGTGGTCGCCTCGGGCGGGGCCGGCAGCCTCGAGGACTTCGCGCGGGTGCTCACCGAGGGCGAGGCCGACGCGGCGCTGGCCGCCTCGGTGTTTCACTTCGGGACCCTTACCGTCCCGCAGGTCAAGGAGTACCTGGCAGAACGCGGCATCGCGGTGCGCGGCGAGGTGCAGCGTGCTTAAGGAGTTCGGAGACGGCGGGGCCACCCTCGAGGACGTGCGCTTCGACGAGCGCGGGCTGGTGCCGGTGGTGACCCAAGACGCCCGCAGCGGCGAGGTGCTGATGCTGGCCTGGGCCAACCTCGAGGCCCTGAGCCGCACGCTGGAGAGCGGGCTGGGGACGTACTTCTCGCGTTCCCGCAACGCGCTGTGGGTCAAGGGGCAGACCTCGGGCCACACGCAGAAGGTACGCTCGGTGGCGCTGGACTGCGACGGGGATGCGCTGCTGTACCGGGTGGAACAACAGGGTGCCGCTTGCCATACCGGTGAGCGCAGCTGTTTTCACAACCCGCTGCGGGCCGAGGAGGAGCTGCCGCGCCTGGGCCTGACCCTGGAGCGGGTGCACGATACCATCCTCGAGCGCCTGCGCACGCTGCCCGAGAACTCGTACGTAGCACGGCTGCACGCGGGCGGTCTGGACCGGGTGCTGAAAAAAATCGGTGAGGAAGCGACCGAGGTGGTGCTGGCCGCCAAAAACCGGGACCGCGAGGAACTCGCCCTCGAGGCGGCCGACCTGCTGTTTCACATGCTGTTCGCGCTGGCCGAGGTGGGCGTCTCGCCGGACGATGTGGCGCGGGTGCTGGCCGAGCGCGAGGGCAAAAGCGGCCTCAGGCCCCCCAAGCCGGCAGGCTGAGTGCTGGCTAGCACCTGGGTGGGGCTGCTGGCAGGCAGCCCCGTTTGCTTTCAGCCTCGGCGCGCCGAGAGACCGTCGATCAGGGCGCTCAGGCCACGCTCGAAGCCGCCCCGGGGGCCGCTGGCCCCGAACTGCCCGCTGCGCTCGAGCACCGCAAAACCGTGCAAAAAAGCCCAGACGGCCACGGCGGCCGCCGTGTCATCGCGCTGGCCGGTGATGGCCTCTACGCGCTCGAGGACAAAGTTCCACAGGTCCTTGCCCGGCCCAGGCCCGGCGACGTAGGGAGGCTTGGGGGCCAGCAGCAGGCCGTAGAGGTGCGGGTGGACACGGGCGTACTCGAGGTAAGCGTGGGCGGCGGCCTCGAGGGCCGCGCGGCCCGACTGGTCCGAGCTGGCCTGGACCAGCGCGGTGTGCAGGGCAGAGACGGCGTGATCCTCGAGGGCGGCGAGCAGGGCCGCGCGGTCAGGGTAGTGGCGGTACAGGCTGCTGGGGCGCACCTGCAGGGCCTCGGCCAGGGTACGCATGGTCAGAGCTTCGGCTCCGCCGTCTTCGAGCTGGCGGCGCGCTTCCTCGAGGATGGCGGTGGGCGAGAGCTTGGCAGGATAGGGCATGAAGAACAGTGTACGTCTTGACAGGCACCCCCGCAAGGCTTACAGTGTTCACCATAAAGACGAACGTTGTTCGCAAAGGAGATCCCATGTCGCTCACCCAGCACGGTTCGCACCTGTACCAGCTCACCCGCCTGACCGCCTTCAACGTCTACCTCGTCCGTGAAACGGACGGTCTCACCCTGATCGACACCGGCCTGCCCGGCAGCGCCCCTGCGATCCTGCGGGCCGCCGCACAGCTGGGCCAGCCGATCCGCCGCATCGTGTTGACCCACTTTCACAGCGACCACATGGGCAGCCTGGACGCCCTGCGCGCGGCCCTCCCGCACGCCGAACTGCTCGTTCCCGCCCGCGATGCCCGCCCGCTGTACGGCGACTTGAGCCTCGACGCGCACGAACCGCAACGCAAGCTCAACGCCAACCCGAACGTCCCCCACACCCGCCCCGACGGCCTGCTGCACCCCGGTGAGCGCGTGGGCAGCCTCGAGGTGATCGGCACGCCCGGACACTCGCCCGGACACATCGCCCTGCTCGACCTGCGCGACGGCAGCCTGACCGCCGGAGACGTCTTTCAGAGCCGCAGCGGCCTGAGCGTCAGCAGCGAACCGAACCTGCTGTTCCCCTTCCCGTACATGAACACCTGGCACGCTCCCAGCGCCGTCGCCAGCGCGCGCAAAATCACCGAACTGCAACCTACCCGCCTGGCCCTGGGCCACGGCCCGGTCCTCGAGGCTCCGGTGAGCCGCATGCAGCGGGCAGTCGCCCGCGCCGAGCAGCGCCTCGCGCGGCAATCTGCCTGAACGGGCCGGGCCCACGCTCTGCCCTGCTGCTCGCCGTCCGCCGCCGCCTCGAACAGCGCCTGCTGATCCCCCGGCCAAGCGACAGCGATGTTTAACCGTGCCTTGAGACGTTCGGGAATTCCCGACCTCCCGGCGGCCTCACCTTATACAGTAAAACCATGCTCCTCCCGCTCCGGCTGGAACCCTTCGGTCCCGAGCACCCGCGCTACCTCGAGGGCATCGCCGTGTATGCCCGCACCTGGGGGCGCGACTGCGAAACCGCCCGCGCTTACTTTGACTCGTTTGCGCTGAGCCCCGTGCAATACCCGGGCTGGCTGGGCCTGCTTGCCCTCGAGGGCGAGACGGTGGTGGGCGTGGGTTTCGGTACGCGCTCGCAGCGCGGACAGTGGTGGTACGACGCGGTCGAAGCCCGCCTGGGCCCAGGGCATTGGGCCCTCCGAAACGCCTGGGTACTCACCGAGCTGGCCGTGCGTGCCGAGTCACGCCGCTTCGGGGTGGGCGAGCAGTTGCTCACTGCGCTGCTCGAGCGCCAGCCCTGCCCGCGCGCCCTGCTCTCGACCCAGCAGACCAACCTGGCCGCACAGCGCTTTTACCTGCGGCACGGCTGGCAGTTGCTGGCCCGTGACCTGCGCTTCTGCGGCGGCCATACTCCGTTTGTGATCATGGGGCGTGAACTGCGGCCCTCCCCCGCTTCCTGAGAGCGGCCGTTCCGGGGCAGGCTGCCCCGGAACGGCCTTGGGGGCTGCCCGCACAAGTGGTTTGGTTCTTTCTCACGACTCAAAAAGAATTTCTTAACAAACGATTGGCTGGAATCACTTCCAAACCCCCCTCTGCACGCGATTTTCCACGCCCGTGCTATCTTGAGACCGAACGTGAGGAGGAGCATGGAACGAGCATTGGTATTGGAGACCGTCCGGGTGACCGAGCAGGCTGCACTGGCAGCAAGCCGCCTGGTGGGCAAGGGCGACAAGATCGCCGTGGACCGGGCCGGAACCGAAGCGATGCGTGAGGTTCTGAACGAGCTCGACATCGACGGTACCATCGTCATCGGTGAAGGCGAGATGGACGAGGCCCCGATGCTCTACATCGGTGAAAAAGTCGGCAAAGGGGGCAAGAACGCCTACCCGGTGGACATCGCGGTCGACCCGGTCGAGGGTACGACCGTCACCTCGAGGGGCCTGCCCAACGGCGTAGCCGTGATCGCCATCTCTGAGAAAGGCGGCCTCGTTCACGCTCCGGACATCTACATGGACAAACTGGTGGTTCCGCCCCCGGCGGTAGGCCGCGTCAACATCGACTGGCCGATCGAGGCCAACCTCAAGGCCCTGGCCACCTCGCTCAACCGTGACGTCGAGGACCTCCTGATCGTGGTACTCGACCGAGAACGCCACCAGGACCTGATTCGCGGCATCCGCAACGCCGGAGCGCGCGTAAAGCTGATCGGTGACGGCGACGTGATCGCTGGCCTCGCCGCCGCCGTGCGCGGCAGCGGCGTTCACGCCCTGATGGGCAGCGGCGGGGCACCCGAAGGCGTGGTGACCGCCGCCGCCATGAAGTGCCTGGGAGGCGAGATCCAAGGACGTTTCTTGCCCGCCGACGACGCCCAGCGCGAGCGGCTCAAGCAGATGGGCGTCACCGAGGGCAAGGTCTACCGCACCGAGGACCTCGCTCCCGGCGAAAACATCGTGTTCTCGGCGACCGGCATCACCGACGGCGACCTGCTCGACGGCGTGCGTTTCTTCGGCGAGGGCGCGCGCACGCACTCGATCGTGATGGGTTATTCCTCGAGGATCGTGCGTTTCATCGATTCGGTGCACCTGCTGCGCAAGGGCGCGCGCGTCACCGTTCGCATCTGAATCCGCATGAGACCAGCGCCTCCGGGAGCGTTCCCGGAGGCGCTGGTCCGGTCAGCGCAGCACGATCTCGTCCACGTCGCACACCTCCTGGTAGCCGAGGCGCCGGTAAATGGCGTTCGAGGTCGGGTTGGACAGATCGGTGTACAAGAACGTGTAGCGGCATCCGCTGTCCAGCATGTGCTGGCTCACCGCCGCCACCAGGGCGCTGGCATAACCGCGACCGCGCAGACCGGGCGGGGTGTACACCAGGTTGACCCGCACGCCGTGCGGGGTGCGCCCGGGCGTGCCGGTCATGCACACCACCTCGCCCGCGTCCTCCCACACCCACAGCGTGCCCGCCTCGAGATGCCCATCCACCGTGCGAGCGGCCTGCTCGGGCGTGACCGCCTCGAGGGCCTCGCGCGCAAAAGCACGGACCCACTCCAAAAGCCGCGCACGGTCGGCCTCGTGAGCAGCGCGAAAGCGCCCGGACACCGCTCGTGCAGGAATCACCCGCTCGAGCCGGTAGATGCGCTGCGCCATGCGCAGCGCCGGGGGATGGCCGCTGGAGCGCGCCCAACGACGGGCGAAGGTCCAGGCCGCGTCCCTGGGCGCGTTGACCGACGGCAGTTCGGGCAGCGCCCCAAACGCATCCTCGGCCAGACGCTCAAAGGCTGCCGGGTCTTCTCCGGTCGACAGCAGCAGGTGCACCCAGGTACGCAGCGCCGCCGCGATCACCTCGCCGTCTCGCCGCACCACGGCGGCATAAGATGGCGCCGTATGCGTGCGCCCCTCGAGGAAGGCCACCGACAGGCCCACCATCAAATTATTGGCCGCCTCGTCGCGCAGCAGCAGTGGCAGGGCAACGCGGGCAAAATCCGCCCCGGTCTGGAAACGCTCCACGATCAAGTCGGCCACTTCGGATCCTCCGGACGGGTGTAGTCTTCGATAGGAGGCTATCACATGACCCAGCCGTCTCTTCTCGCTATTTTCGCTCATCCGGACGATGAGGCCTTCAGCAGCGGCGGTACCCTGGCACGCTACGCCTCGAGGGGCGTGCGGGTAACCCTGATTTCGACCACCCGTGGCGAGGCCGGCAAGATCTCGGACCCCGCCATGGGCTCGGTAGAGAACATAGGAGCCCTGCGCGAAGCGGAGCTGCGCGACGCCTGCCGCCACCTGGGCATCGACGAACCGGTGTTCTTGGGCTACCGTGACTCGGGCCGGGGCGAACGCCTGCGCAAGGACGATCCGCTCGCCTCGATCAACGCCGACCCCATCGAGATGGAAGCCCGCATCCTCGAGGTGATCGAGCGCGTGCGCCCGCAGGTGATGCTCACCTTCGACCCGCACGGCGGCTACGGCCACCCGGACCACCTGGTCGCACACCGCGCGGCGCTCGGCGCGTTCCAGCGTGCCGGCACGCTGGGAGCGGGCGTCCCGCAGCGGCTGTTCTACACGGCGCAGTCGCTCGAGCGCATGCGCGCCATGATGAACCGCCCGGTGCCCGAGGGAGCCAACCCCGGCGTGTTCGCCGGACTGGACCCCGAGATTTACGCGGTCTCGGAAAGTACCCTGGCCGTGGTGGCCGACGTCAGCGACTTCGTGGACCGCAAACTGGCCGCCTTGCGCGCGCACCGTTCGCAAACCGG harbors:
- a CDS encoding DUF72 domain-containing protein: MKIYLGTGGYSNEDWIGLLYPPGTKKTDFLSVYSQHFNATELNSSFYAIPGLKAFEGMAKRVESRTRFAVKLHQVFTHTRNYTDDDVARMLQSPEPLREAGLMGPYLAQFPYSFHRTAENRRYLWELAQRLEGHEVAVELRHGSWDKPEVREGFRETGLIWVSPDYPPLGGMPEPQLHASGHVAYLRLHGRNRETWWEGSSAAERHDYRYTEAELAYWADQIAALDPGEVEEVWVLFNNTTQGHALANIETLRPLLEARGLDPARPGQGDRLL
- a CDS encoding gamma-glutamylcyclotransferase family protein — protein: MIQDVFVYGSLMPGCNNYPVALEAGAHSAQPACLEGYELWHLEPEGYPALRPGRGRVRGVLLRYLEVAAALPLLDRLEGVDTDPSEYRCVIETARLADGTPVRCWTYVYARKDRLGRAGARRLEGERWEGGRRGAVN
- the hisF gene encoding imidazole glycerol phosphate synthase subunit HisF yields the protein MITKRIIPCLDVQNGRVVKNVRFFENHRDAGDPLALALAYEAQRADELVFYDITATVEGRKLMLDVAASVAERVMMPLTVGGGVSSVEDFRQLLLAGADKVSVNSSAVRDPELLRRASDHFGAQCVVLSIDAKRRPDGSGWNVFVAGGRSDTGLDLIEWATRGQELGAGEIVLNVMDADGTGAGFDLEATRAVSRAVDLPVVASGGAGSLEDFARVLTEGEADAALAASVFHFGTLTVPQVKEYLAERGIAVRGEVQRA
- the hisIE gene encoding bifunctional phosphoribosyl-AMP cyclohydrolase/phosphoribosyl-ATP diphosphatase HisIE, with product MLKEFGDGGATLEDVRFDERGLVPVVTQDARSGEVLMLAWANLEALSRTLESGLGTYFSRSRNALWVKGQTSGHTQKVRSVALDCDGDALLYRVEQQGAACHTGERSCFHNPLRAEEELPRLGLTLERVHDTILERLRTLPENSYVARLHAGGLDRVLKKIGEEATEVVLAAKNRDREELALEAADLLFHMLFALAEVGVSPDDVARVLAEREGKSGLRPPKPAG
- a CDS encoding TetR/AcrR family transcriptional regulator; the protein is MPYPAKLSPTAILEEARRQLEDGGAEALTMRTLAEALQVRPSSLYRHYPDRAALLAALEDHAVSALHTALVQASSDQSGRAALEAAAHAYLEYARVHPHLYGLLLAPKPPYVAGPGPGKDLWNFVLERVEAITGQRDDTAAAVAVWAFLHGFAVLERSGQFGASGPRGGFERGLSALIDGLSARRG
- a CDS encoding MBL fold metallo-hydrolase; translated protein: MSLTQHGSHLYQLTRLTAFNVYLVRETDGLTLIDTGLPGSAPAILRAAAQLGQPIRRIVLTHFHSDHMGSLDALRAALPHAELLVPARDARPLYGDLSLDAHEPQRKLNANPNVPHTRPDGLLHPGERVGSLEVIGTPGHSPGHIALLDLRDGSLTAGDVFQSRSGLSVSSEPNLLFPFPYMNTWHAPSAVASARKITELQPTRLALGHGPVLEAPVSRMQRAVARAEQRLARQSA
- a CDS encoding GNAT family N-acetyltransferase, with the translated sequence MLLPLRLEPFGPEHPRYLEGIAVYARTWGRDCETARAYFDSFALSPVQYPGWLGLLALEGETVVGVGFGTRSQRGQWWYDAVEARLGPGHWALRNAWVLTELAVRAESRRFGVGEQLLTALLERQPCPRALLSTQQTNLAAQRFYLRHGWQLLARDLRFCGGHTPFVIMGRELRPSPAS
- the glpX gene encoding class II fructose-bisphosphatase, with protein sequence MERALVLETVRVTEQAALAASRLVGKGDKIAVDRAGTEAMREVLNELDIDGTIVIGEGEMDEAPMLYIGEKVGKGGKNAYPVDIAVDPVEGTTVTSRGLPNGVAVIAISEKGGLVHAPDIYMDKLVVPPPAVGRVNIDWPIEANLKALATSLNRDVEDLLIVVLDRERHQDLIRGIRNAGARVKLIGDGDVIAGLAAAVRGSGVHALMGSGGAPEGVVTAAAMKCLGGEIQGRFLPADDAQRERLKQMGVTEGKVYRTEDLAPGENIVFSATGITDGDLLDGVRFFGEGARTHSIVMGYSSRIVRFIDSVHLLRKGARVTVRI
- a CDS encoding GNAT family N-acetyltransferase: MADLIVERFQTGADFARVALPLLLRDEAANNLMVGLSVAFLEGRTHTAPSYAAVVRRDGEVIAAALRTWVHLLLSTGEDPAAFERLAEDAFGALPELPSVNAPRDAAWTFARRWARSSGHPPALRMAQRIYRLERVIPARAVSGRFRAAHEADRARLLEWVRAFAREALEAVTPEQAARTVDGHLEAGTLWVWEDAGEVVCMTGTPGRTPHGVRVNLVYTPPGLRGRGYASALVAAVSQHMLDSGCRYTFLYTDLSNPTSNAIYRRLGYQEVCDVDEIVLR
- a CDS encoding PIG-L deacetylase family protein, whose amino-acid sequence is MTQPSLLAIFAHPDDEAFSSGGTLARYASRGVRVTLISTTRGEAGKISDPAMGSVENIGALREAELRDACRHLGIDEPVFLGYRDSGRGERLRKDDPLASINADPIEMEARILEVIERVRPQVMLTFDPHGGYGHPDHLVAHRAALGAFQRAGTLGAGVPQRLFYTAQSLERMRAMMNRPVPEGANPGVFAGLDPEIYAVSESTLAVVADVSDFVDRKLAALRAHRSQTGPLSGIGTLSPDQLREVMRFECFSLGGLRGPVQRWPLRGFFDGLETFESLEVFEQV